The genomic interval GTGATGGCCCTGGACAAGTCCCACCAGAAGAAGGACCCGACGAGCTCCAACATCCGGACCAAGGCCGACGCCAAGGCCTGACCCCGGGGCACGCTCGCTCCGCCCGGGCGGTCCGCACCCGCTTTCCCGAAGGACGCCGGCATCCGCCGGCGTCCTTCGGCGTGTCCGCACCGTCCGCACCGCCCGCACCGCTCGGGCGGCGGCGGCCGGACGCACGCCCGCGCGGCGTCACGTCCGCGCCGGTCGGTTCACGGCGTGCCGGACGCCAGCCCGACCCGGTAGGCGAGGACGACGGCCTGGACGCGGTCGCGTAGGCCGAGCTTGGCCAGGATCCGTGACACGTAGGTCTTGACGGTCTCCGGCGTGATGAACATCGCCGCGGCGATCTCCGCGTTCGACAGCCCCTCGGCGATCAGCCGGAACACCTCCAGCTCGCGGGGGGTCAGCGCGCGCACGACGTCCTGCCTGCCGGGCACGGAGGTGTCGGCCGGCCGCAGGTGCTGGGCGAAGTGGCCGATCAGGCGGCGGGTGACGGCGGCCGCCAGCAGCGTCTCGCCCCGGGCGACGGTCCGGATGCCGTTGACCAGCTCCGCGGGGGGCGCGTCCTTGAGGAGGAAGCCGCTCGCCCCGGCGCGCAGCGCGTCGTAGACGTGGGCGTCGACGTTGAACGTGGTGACGACCAGGACCTTCGGCGCGTCCTCGACGTCGGGACCGGCCAGTCGCCGCGTCGCCTCGATGCCGTCGAGCAGGGGCATCCGTACGTCCATCACGACCACGTCGGGACGCAGCCGCTGTGCGGCCAGGACCGCCTCGTGGCCGTTCTCCGCCTCCCCGACGACCTCCATGTCGGGCTGTGCGGAGAAGATGGTGACGTAACCGGTGCGCACCAGCGCCTGGTCGTCGCAGACGAGCACACGGATCGGTGGCGGCGCATCGGTCACGGGGTCACTCCTGAACGGGCTCGGACGGGATCGTGGCGCGGACCTCGAACCCGCCCTCGGGCCGGGGACCGGCCTCCAGTTCACCATCGAGCATCCGCACCCGTGCACGCAGCCCGGCCAGTCCCCGTCCGCCCGCGGGGCCCGGCGCGCGCGTGACCGGTCCGGCGACCGGCCCGTCGGTGGTCACCTGTATCCCGATGTGCTGGTCGCCGTGGCGGAGCAGCACCCGTGTCGGCCTTCCGGCCGCGTACTTCATGGCGTTGGTGAGCGCCTCCTGCACCACCCGGTACGCGGCCAGCTCCACGTCCACGCTCCGTGGCCGCCGCTCGCCCTCCTCGCCGAACTCGACCGGCTGTCCCGATCTGCGCGCCTGCTCGACCAGGTCCCCCACCCGCCCCGGGGCGGGCGCCCGGTCCGCACGCGCCAGGTCCGCGGACGCCGACTCGCCGGTCGCCTCCAGCACACCGAGCAGGTACCGCAGTTCCGTCAGCGCCCGGCGGCCGGTGTCGCTGACGGCCGTCAGGCTCTCGCCGGCGCGGTCCGGCGCGGACGTGAGCAGGAACTGCGCCGCGTCGGCCTGGACCACCATGGCCGTCACGTGGTGGGTGACCACGTCGTGCAGCTCGCGGGCGATCCGCGCCCGCTCGGCGGCCGTGGCCGCCTCGGCGGCCAGCCGCCGCCGCTCCGCCTCCCCCTTCCGCCGCCCGCGCACCGTGCTCCCCACCGTCCGGACCGCGGCCAGCACCAGCCAGAACGCGAGGTAGTCCGGCAGTGACTGCGGTGAGCCGAGGCGGTCCAGGACGACGGCCAGCACGGCGTAGCCCGCACTCGCCACGGCGGCCAGACCACGGCGGAAGCGCACCTGGTGGGCCCCGGCGGAGTACAGCGCCAGATACAGCCCCATACTCGCGAACGTGGTCGCGAAGCCCAGCGCCTGGTGCGCGGCGAACGCGCCCGCGACGACGGCCAGAGCGGCCGCCGGCCATCTGCGGCGGACCGCCAGCGGCAGGGTCTGGGCCAGGACCAGCCCGACGCCCAGCGCGTCCACCGGGCGCTCGGGCAGATCACCGATCTGCGCGCCGACGGCCGACAGGGTCGGCACGAAGGACAGCAGGGTGAGCGTCAGGGCGAGGACGCCGTCCTTGAGGAGGGCGTCCCGCTCGCGCCACCGATCGAGCGGCGCCCGGAGCAGGGGGAGGCTCCAGGGCGCCCGACGGGCCGTCATGTCCGTTCTCCTCCGGTCGGGCTGTGTCAGCGGCTCGTGCGCCGGCGGGTGGTGATCCGGCCGCTGCGGCGGGCGAGGACGAGCATCGGGGCGGCGAGGGCCACACCGATGAGGACGGGCACGACCGACCCCTCCAGGCCGAAGGCGCCGCCGGTCAGGAGCTCGGAGCCGTGGACGTCGACGGTGAACAGGCCTTCGGAGGTGTGCCCGGAGACCGGGATGCCGAGCAACTGCACCGTGGTGTTCCAGGCGAAGTGCAGCCCCACGACGAACCAGATGCTACGCCGCCACAGGAACGCGGCTCCCAGCAGGACGCCCGCCTCCACGGCGATCGCGAGTCCGCTCCACAGGTTCGCGCCCTCGGCGCCCAGGTGGGCGACACCGAAGAACAGCGAGGTGACGACCAGGGCGGCCCGGCTGCCCCACAGCTGCTCCAGGGCCTGCAGGGCGAGACC from Streptomyces sp. DH-12 carries:
- a CDS encoding sensor histidine kinase, producing the protein MTARRAPWSLPLLRAPLDRWRERDALLKDGVLALTLTLLSFVPTLSAVGAQIGDLPERPVDALGVGLVLAQTLPLAVRRRWPAAALAVVAGAFAAHQALGFATTFASMGLYLALYSAGAHQVRFRRGLAAVASAGYAVLAVVLDRLGSPQSLPDYLAFWLVLAAVRTVGSTVRGRRKGEAERRRLAAEAATAAERARIARELHDVVTHHVTAMVVQADAAQFLLTSAPDRAGESLTAVSDTGRRALTELRYLLGVLEATGESASADLARADRAPAPGRVGDLVEQARRSGQPVEFGEEGERRPRSVDVELAAYRVVQEALTNAMKYAAGRPTRVLLRHGDQHIGIQVTTDGPVAGPVTRAPGPAGGRGLAGLRARVRMLDGELEAGPRPEGGFEVRATIPSEPVQE
- a CDS encoding response regulator transcription factor, whose protein sequence is MTDAPPPIRVLVCDDQALVRTGYVTIFSAQPDMEVVGEAENGHEAVLAAQRLRPDVVVMDVRMPLLDGIEATRRLAGPDVEDAPKVLVVTTFNVDAHVYDALRAGASGFLLKDAPPAELVNGIRTVARGETLLAAAVTRRLIGHFAQHLRPADTSVPGRQDVVRALTPRELEVFRLIAEGLSNAEIAAAMFITPETVKTYVSRILAKLGLRDRVQAVVLAYRVGLASGTP